The Salvia miltiorrhiza cultivar Shanhuang (shh) chromosome 1, IMPLAD_Smil_shh, whole genome shotgun sequence genome has a window encoding:
- the LOC131005447 gene encoding 40S ribosomal protein S25, with the protein MAPKKDKAPPPSSKPAKSGGGKQKKKKWSKGKQKEKVNNMVLFDKSTYDKLLTEAPKYKLITPSVLSDRLRISGSLARKAIRELMARGLIRMVSAHASQQIYTRATNT; encoded by the exons ATG GCTCCCAAAAAGGATAAGGCTCCTCCACCATCTTCCAAGCCGGCGAAATCCGGTGGCGGCAAGCAGAAGAAGAAG AAGTGGAGCAAGGGAAAGCAAAAGGAGAAGGTGAACAACATGGTGCTGTTCGATAAGTCGACCTACGACAAATTGCTCACTGAGGCACCTAAGTACAAGCTTATCACTCCTTCCGTTCTCTCCGATCGTCTCAGG ATCAGTGGATCGTTGGCGAGGAAAGCAATCAGGGAGCTGATGGCTAGAGGTTTGATTAGAATGGTTTCGGCACATGCAAGCCAGCAGATATACACGAGGGCCACAAACACCTAA
- the LOC131005427 gene encoding very-long-chain (3R)-3-hydroxyacyl-CoA dehydratase PASTICCINO 2A yields MAGISSAVRRIYLTVYNWTLFFGWLQVFYLALATLRRSGHESVYAAVEKPLILAQSAALLEILHSLAGIVRSPVTATLPQVASRLYVTWGILYSFPEIRTHFFVSSLVISWSITEIIRYSFFGLKEAFGSAPSWMLWLRYSTFLMLYPTGITSEVGLIYYALPYLKENGGKFSIRMPNRWNFSFDYYCNALLVLAFYVPGSPHLYGYMLEQRKKALSKAKTA; encoded by the coding sequence ATGGCCGGAATATCCTCCGCCGTGCGGCGAATCTACCTCACCGTCTACAATTGGACGCTCTTCTTCGGCTGGCTCCAGGTGTTCTACCTCGCCCTCGCCACTCTCCGGCGGTCCGGCCACGAATCCGTCTACGCCGCCGTCGAGAAGCCGCTCATCCTCGCGCAGTCCGCCGCGCTGCTCGAGATCCTCCACAGCCTCGCCGGAATCGTCAGATCTCCGGTCACCGCCACTCTGCCGCAGGTCGCCTCCCGGCTGTACGTCACCTGGGGAATCCTCTACAGCTTCCCCGAAATCCGGACGCATTTCTTCGTCTCGTCGCTGGTGATTAGCTGGTCGATCACCGAGATAATCAGGTATTCGTTTTTCGGATTGAAGGAGGCGTTCGGATCCGCGCCGTCGTGGATGCTTTGGCTGAGGTACAGCACGTTTCTGATGTTGTACCCTACGGGAATCACGAGCGAGGTAGGGCTGATCTACTATGCGCTGCCGTATCTGAAGGAAAATGGGGGGAAATTCAGCATCAGGATGCCGAATAGGTGGAATTTCTCGTTTGATTATTACTGTAATGCGCTGCTGGTTCTCGCGTTCTATGTTCCTGGCAGTCCTCATCTCTATGGCTACATGTTGGAGCAGAGGAAAAAAGCCCTCTCCAAAGCTAAGACGGCGTGA